Proteins co-encoded in one Theileria equi strain WA chromosome 3, complete sequence genomic window:
- a CDS encoding protein kinase domain-containing protein (encoded by transcript BEWA_006720A) — protein sequence MLPKDIDDSECTDTENANCLDDLVETLNTTRLVDSTRDESDENKLVTVERDGSDRKELVFTFTPSSGFSDKTTGKSQFGSIGLDSDSLSGESLSSVIDDIRSYKTSSTERDSDAGSLGSLAKSSSFGSTGVSGSISVVNDNSDSEIGDYSDTYDCNASDSEDPKGYVPGGYHPVKIGDIYDNRYRIEAKLGWGYFSTVWLASDLQARPHSFVAIKVQRSAKAHTNAVYDEISLLKKVRDGVLSENWMSYKGAYTDLLGDFYNKTRGVISYLRDFRVSGPNGEHVCVVFEVMGPNLLTLIKLYKFNGIPMELVRKITTHVLIGLDYLHNVCGIIHTDIKPENVLVTSPIVSYTPLSANKLDSETEDTDTTLGNTCKIPYVKNKIKPRMSDPSLVTSYNNMHSLQDTLYRRPYHHIPWNVMKPILNLNKGNINPDLYHPYVLDSVGVNHKFRFRREKPPTVVKTVEGNVQLHPISTDAFERNDAIFKICDLGNACWINNHFTEEIQTRQYRSPEVILRCGYTQTSDLWSLACMIFELVTGDYLFDPRGEDANDRDFHHLQLIVELLGPIPKKMYLNSKKAQSLQIFKVNNIKRWPLESVLIRKYKVDSKVASELSDFLLCMLKISPSDRMSASALLRHKWLQIRNCNTLLSSTT from the coding sequence ATGTTGCCTAAGGATATTGATGATAGTGAATGTACAGATACCGAGAATGCCAACTGTCTCGATGATCTGGTAGAAACTCTCAACACTACCAGATTGGTTGACAGTACAAGGGATGAATCCGACGAGAACAAACTGGTAACTGTAGAAAGAGATGGCTCAGATAGAAAAGAATTGGTATTTACATTCACTCCTTCATCAGGGTTCTCTGATAAAACTACCGGTAAATCGCAATTTGGCTCCATAGGCTTAGATAGTGATTCTTTATCAGGGGAAAGCTTATCATCCGTAATCGATGACATCCGCTCTTACAAAACGTCATCCACAGAAAGAGATTCTGATGCTGGCTCTCTGGGTAGTCTGGCTAAATCATCCTCATTTGGAAGCACAGGGGTATCTGGGAGTATTTCCGTGGTAAATGATAACTCTGACTCAGAAATTGGTGATTACAGTGATACCTATGATTGCAATGCTAGTGATAGTGAAGATCCAAAGGGCTACGTACCTGGTGGCTATCATCCTGTTAAAATAGGTGATATCTACGATAATCGTTACCGAATTGAGGCAAAACTGGGTTGGGGCTATTTTTCAACTGTATGGTTAGCTTCTGACCTACAAGCCCGTCCGCATTCTTTTGTTGCCATAAAAGTTCAAAGAAGTGCCAAGGCACATACCAATGCAGtttatgatgaaatttCACTACTTAAAAAAGTACGCGATGGCGTATTATCGGAGAATTGGATGTCTTACAAGGGCGCATATACAGACTTACTTGGTGATTTCTACAACAAGACGCGCGGAGTAATTTCATATTTAAGGGATTTTCGCGTTTCAGGTCCGAATGGTGAGCATGTTTGTGTTGTTTTCGAGGTAATGGGTCCAAACTTGCTGACTTTAATCAAGTTGTACAAATTTAATGGGATTCCAATGGAGTTAGTTCGCAAGATAACAACACACGTACTTATTGGACTGGACTATTTACACAACGTATGCGGTATAATACACACTGACATTAAGCCTGAGAACGTATTAGTGACATCACCTATTGTTTCATACACTCCACTCTCTGCAAATAAACTGGATTCAGAAACCGAAGACACTGATACTACCTTGGGAAATACATGTAAAATTCCATATgtgaaaaacaaaattaaGCCGAGAATGAGTGATCCATCGCTTGTAACAAGTTATAATAATATGCACTCACTACAGGACACGCTATATAGGCGTCCTTATCATCATATTCCTTGGAATGTAATGAAACCTATCTTGAACCTGAATAAAGGTAATATAAATCCAGATTTATACCACCCATATGTTCTTGATAGCGTGGGTGTGAATCACAAATTTAGATTCAGAAGAGAAAAACCTCCTACGGTTGTAAAAACTGTAGAAGGAAACGTGCAGCTTCATCCAATTAGCACAGATGCGTTTGAAAGGAATGATGCTATATTCAAAATCTGTGACCTTGGAAATGCATGTTGGATCAACAACCATTTTACAGAAGAAATCCAAACGAGGCAGTATCGATCCCCCGAAGTTATCCTTCGTTGTGGATACACACAAACATCAGATTTATGGTCATTGGCATGTATGATATTTGAACTTGTGACTGGTGACTATCTATTCGATCCCAGGGGTGAGGATGCTAATGATAGGGActttcaccatctacaATTgattgttgaactcttgGGTCCAATTCCAAAAAAGATGTATCTAAATAGTAAAAAGGCCCAATCATTGCAAATATTCAAAGTCAACAATATTAAAAGATGGCCATTAGAGTCAGTGCTAATTCGCAAATATAAAGTCGATAGTAAAGTTGCTTCTGAGCTTTCAGACTTTTTGTTATGCATGTTAAAGATATCTCCATCGGATCGAATGTCAGCCAGCGCACTTTTGCGCCACAAATGGCTCCAAATACGAAACTGTAACACACTTTTATCTAGTACAACATAA
- a CDS encoding Ras related Rab1a small GTP-binding protein (encoded by transcript BEWA_006730A): MSSASSKDYDYLFKLVLVGDSGVGKSCLLLRFADDSFTDSYITTIGVDFRFRTIKVNDKRVKLQIWDTAGQERFRTITSTYYRGADGIVLAYDLTDKSSFDHISDWLAEVDKYAAEDTCKLLVGNKSDIQENRDVDPSDVKRLSELVNIPVMEVSAKTGENVEKAFFSITERLVELKMKGEPEESENRISLSSYRGNFVL; the protein is encoded by the exons ATGAGTTCGGCCTCTTCCAAGGACTA CGACTATTTATTCAAATTGGTGCTGGTTGGGGATAGCGGAGTAGGAAAGTCGTGCCTGTTGCTAAGATTTGCC GACGATTCGTTTACAGACAGCTATATAACGACCATTGGCGTAGATTTC AGATTCAGGACTATAAAGGTGAATGACAAGCGTGTAAAGCTACAGATC TGGGATACCGCCGGTCAGGAGAGGTTCCGTACCATCACTAGTACCTATTATAGGGGCGCTGATGGAATAGTATTGGCGTACGACCTCACTGACAAG TCTTCGTTTGATCATATAAGTGACTGGTTAGCAGAGGTTGATAAGTATGCTGCTGAGGACACTTGTAAACTATTGGTTGGAAATAAATCGGATATCCAGGAAAACAGAGATGTTGATCCTTCTGATGTAAAG CGTCTCTCGGAATTAGTTAATATCCCCGTAATGGAAGTATCCGCAAAGACGGGGGAGAATGTGGAAAAGGCATTCTTTTCAATTACTGAAAGATTGGTGGAGTTGAAAATGAAGGGAGAGCCAGAGGAAAGTGAAAACCGTATATCTTTAAGTTCTTATAGAGGTAATTTTGTATTGTAA
- a CDS encoding hypothetical protein (encoded by transcript BEWA_006740A), with translation MNDFTKEAFGRHAKNSENKTMQDYIEYGNMNRGYSSNKPSPTLSSSSYFNQIPPTINLQSHFTSALIADGAIPEHAIDSFNDVNDADNGHSLYEREIQRRNLSPKHESLGKVSPSQYIMPQKQDEHTTTDNSLEDIREVGSYADCNGETEGYEVTNSPLQGEQNSQGIKYEMLNCGQGYQGDQVPDMTQGYYYNMFPYGHQQLYNDGDIYQNFNNAVDTNNEGIQHLNSSPPAFDGFLAGERYGSSSPIISGRGDSRSSPVHYSQLIQQNGAFHPNLHVSAGGMIPDLSMPTWLPTPTPTPETDTSARMSDSGSIHSYHGNSPLLFGHDPFILHANNMTNRSTNMRDNLIANRMNMHGKKRISQTPTVGRPRLNRNNYSCANCKVKTTPQWRYVNGIAVCNACYMRIRKDKSRIIQIGGKYIKKADK, from the coding sequence ATGAATGATTTTACAAAAGAGGCATTCGGTAGACATGCTAAAAATTCCGAAAACAAAACTATGCAAGATTACATAGAGTATGGAAACATGAACAGAGGATATTCCAGCAATAAACCGAGTCCTACATTGTCGTCTAGCAGTTATTTCAACCAAATTCCTCCTACTATTAATCTTCAGAGCCATTTTACAAGTGCCCTAATTGCTGATGGCGCTATCCCGGAACATGCTATAGATAGTTTTAACGATGTCAACGATGCAGACAATGGTCATTCTCTCTATGAGAGAGAAATACAAAGACGCAATCTTTCACCGAAACATGAAAGTCTAGGAAAAGTTAGCCCGAGTCAATATATTATGCCGCAAAAACAAGACGAACATACTACTACAGATAACAGTCTAGAAGATATCAGGGAAGTTGGTTCGTATGCAGATTGTAACGGTGAAACGGAAGGATATGAAGTGACGAATAGCCCCTTACAAGGTGAACAGAATAGCCAGGGTATAAAATACGAAATGCTAAACTGTGGTCAGGGATACCAAGGTGATCAAGTACCAGATATGACCCAAGGTTACTACTATAACATGTTTCCATATGGTCACCAACAATTATACAATGATGGGGAtatatatcaaaattttaacaATGCAGTAGATACCAATAACGAGGGAATACAGCATTTAAACAGCTCACCACCAGCATTTGATGGATTTTTGGCAGGAGAGAGATACGGATCTTCGTCACCAATTATAAGTGGTCGAGGAGACAGTAGGAGCTCTCCAGTACATTATAGTCAACTCATACAACAAAATGGTGCATTTCATCCCAATTTACATGTTTCTGCAGGAGGAATGATACCAGATTTGAGCATGCCAACTTGGTTGCCTACTCCAACTCCTACTCCTGAAACGGACACTAGTGCCAGGATGAGTGATTCAGGAAGTATACACAGCTACCATGGCAACTCTCCACTTCTTTTTGGTCACGATCCGTTTATCTTGCATGCGAACAATATGACAAACAGAAGTACTAACATGAGGGACAACCTAATCGCAAATAGAATGAATATGCATGGGAAAAAAAGAATAAGCCAAACCCCTACGGTTGGAAGGCCCAGATTGAACAGAAATAACTACTCATGTGCCAACTGCAAGGTCAAGACTACTCCCCAGTGGAGATACGTTAATGGAATAGCAGTTTGTAATGCATGCTACATGAGAATCAGAAAAGATAAATCACGCATAATTCAAATTGGCGGCAAATATATAAAAAAAGCCGATAAGTAA
- a CDS encoding signal peptide-containing protein (encoded by transcript BEWA_006750A) has translation MGFRFLFGIITANLLLQGSCAPNSYVANMPVFEFFKSLDINSMARLLAYKNRFMKPKRNTRPQLVGEWEYNKINKKWPERLAVYGYGIADIQARGDGSCMFNTLSIIFRTEGITKEKIRQNIDKTMPQGIHNGIMAITSKGDFLEPIELKRISIISFFGCDPDVPESYAHYNHDHLLQEIGKIAESEWYANEEAMKLLGNSRAPITEGWDVKKTYDELRTGTNQREAALALFRTLEKALQDRWGDYLDLNLLERYLGFKGITFGHENTVIGCGEIQRDLNPKFFVTIYYFKECHFDVAGLFNLDEQAPVKPKSLFRPEEIPVALAILMTDDCKL, from the exons ATGGGCTTTAGGTTTCTTTTTGGCATAATTACCGCCAATTTGCTTTTGCAAGGTTCCTGTGCTCCAAATTCGTATGTCGCTAACATGCCTGTATTTGAATTTTTCAAGTCACTAGATATCAATTCAATGGCCAGACTCTTGGCATACAAAAATCGGTTCATGAAACCAAAGCGTAATACCAGGCCACAATTGGTCGGGGAATGGGAATATAACAAGATCAATAAAAAATGGCCAGAGAGACTTGCAGTTTATGGGTACGGAATCGCAGATATTCAAGCACGCGGAGATGGAAGCTGCATGTTTAACACCCTGAGTATCATTTTCAGAACTGAAGGAATAACCAAAGAAAAGATTAGACAAAACATAGATAAAACGATGCCACAAGGAATTCACAATGGTATAATGGCAATCACAAGTAAAGGCGACTTCTTAGAGCCAATTGAGCTCAAGAGAATTTCCATaatttcattctttggttGTGATCCAGATGTGCCTGAATCTTATGCACACTATAACCATGACCACCTATTGCAAGAGATTGGAAAGATAGCAGAATCCGAATGGTATGCCAATGAAGAGGCCATGAAGCTGCTTGGAAATAGTCGAGCACCAATAACAGAAGGTTGGGACGTCAAAAAGACTTACGATGAATTGAGGACCGGCACAAATCAACGTGAAGCCGCTTTAGCATTGTTCAGGACACTTGAAAAAGCTCTACAAGACCGTTGGGGTGATTATTTAGATCTAAATCTCCTGGAACGGTACTTAGGGTTCAAAGGTATTACATTTGGCCATGAAAATACCGTTATCGGATGCGGAGAAATTCAGCGCGACTTGAATCCAAAGTTTTTTGTCACAATTTACTACttt AAAGAGTGTCACTTTGACGTAGCTGGGCTCTTCAACCTAGACGAACAAGCACCTGTCAAACCAAAATCACTTTTCAGACCCGAAGAAATACCAGTTGCATTAGCTATACTTATGACTGATGATTGTAAATTATAA
- a CDS encoding hypothetical protein (encoded by transcript BEWA_006760A) → MQLISYRWAVLLSIAVNVQLTLPLSRFVAINRNNHHSLENYYLRAHLGDRSYSFLSTPLEFSLFKTEKDACSRFGNWSSAKDTWKRYLSPQNWILCHKDYGSDGNCFYHATAGLLRDTDMKGEAFSFPKTLPAGILTSVENLPKNNSYFTHEELRVLAAIYFIGVNPHDQDAVSHFDKDKFKEKLEFVRDMQAVERYPDLKWQPEERLKELESGRDPLDIAKMVYNDISSSRPVKTWASHSDMIALSHILNIAFFIIPSNSQRVQLVKHDDSLPKFTLSLYYTNMLHFEGAGFARTTDSRLFSVIQGYDIPSVFSQLLPKTNNS, encoded by the exons ATGCAATTAATATCTTATAGATGGGCAGTTTTGTTGTCTATTGCAGTAAATGTACAGCTCACGCTGCCAC TGTCAAGATTTGTGGCTATCAACAGGAATAATCATCACTCACTCGAGAATTATTACCTCAGAGCACATTTAGGTGACAGGTCCTATTCGTTTTTGTCCACTCCACTAGAATTTTCGCTTTTCAAAACTGAGAAGGACGCTTGCTCCAGATTTGGAAACTGGTCGTCTGCAAAAGACACTTGGAAAAGATATTTGAGTCCCCAGAACTGGATACTTTGCCACAAAGATTATGGCAGCGATGGCAACTGCTTTTATCATGCAACGGCAGGGTTGTTAAGAGACACAGATATGAAAGGAGAAGCCTTTAGCTTTCCAAAGACATTACCCGCTGGAATTTTAACATCGGTTGAAAACTTGCCGAAAAACAACTCGTACTTCACCCATGAAGAGTTGCGCGTATTGGCCGCAATTTACTTTATAGGAGTCAATCCACACGATCAGGATGCTGTATCACATTTTGATAAAGACAAATTTAAGGAAAAGCTTGAGTTTGTGCGAGATATGCAAGCAGTAGAACGCTATCCTGATCTAAAATGGCAACCAGAAGAACGCTTAAAAGAGCTGGAATCTGGCCGTGATCCCTTGGATATTGCCAAAATGGTCTACAATGATATAAGTTCGAGCCGCCCAGTTAAAACTTGGGCTTCGCATAGTGATATGATTGCACTATCTCACATTCTGAATATTGCGTTTTTCATAATTCCGTCGAATTCACAGCGGGTACAATTAGTAAAGCATGATGATTCCCTACCAAAATTTACTCTTTCACTGTACTATACCAACATGCTACATTTTGAAGGTGCAGGTTTTGCTAGAACCACCGATAGCAGACTCTTTAGTGTGATTCAGGGGTATGACATACCTAGCGTATTCTCACAACTGCTaccaaaaacaaacaattCTTAA